The proteins below come from a single Pseudochaenichthys georgianus chromosome 14, fPseGeo1.2, whole genome shotgun sequence genomic window:
- the LOC139435068 gene encoding THAP domain-containing protein 6-like, producing the protein MPEHCAAYCCANRRTIANRGRGITFHKFPKDKDMRKKWEVALRREGFTASESSVICSEHCKQDEFDRTGQIIRLRDGVIPSIFSFPVHLQRLEKGRTTSTSRKAEESLSVAPQDDPEASTSHSQPQPNDDHSYVSPASPTALKARLNEALARVESLERERKNAMAREKRAETTVRSLLGDLREKNLINEELKEA; encoded by the exons atgccagagcactgtgcggcgtattgctgtgcaaatcggcggacgattgcgaacaggggtcgggggattacttttcacaa gtttcccaaagacaaagatatgaggaagaagtgggaagttgctttgaggagggaagggttcactgcaagcgagtcatccgtgatttgcagtgagcattgtaagcaggacgagtttgacaggacaggacagattatccgactcagagatggtgttattccctccatcttcagcttcccggttcacctccaaaga CTGgaaaagggcaggactacgtctacttccagaaaagctgaagagagcctgtctgtggcccctcaggacgacccagaagcttcaacctcacactcacaacctcagcctaatgat gatcatagctatgtctcgcctgcttctcctactgctcttaaggccagactcaatgaagctttagcaagagtggagagtctcgagcgagagaggaagaatgccatggctagagaaaagagggcagagaccacagtgaggagtcttttgggggatttgagggaaaagaacctcattaatgaagaactcaaagaggcttga